ATACTAGTTCTCCGAAGGTTTAGGAGCAGCTTTTGTCTCCTTAACCAAAGAAGAAATAAACATATGTCATGTACTAGTACGGTGGAACATATTAAAATGGAGATGTTTTCCAATGCACAACATCATTGTCTGCCCGGAAGGCTGGCTTCTGTTGTCGTGTGATCCTTTGACCCGAAACATTTTCACAGACAATCATTTCCAATCCATTGTTTTCAGAGATGATTGTCTCAAAGGCCTGCCGTCTTTTTGAGTTTTTTGTAAAACAAAAATGTCAAAGCCCaccttttattttatttatttttatatttttattaaaGGAAGTGCCAAAGCCCCAATGGAAGTGTTCTGTTTGGGCCATGGCCCAAGGCCCTTCCCAACTCCTCCTTCCCGGCCCGTCGGTTTCCTCTTCTCCCTCAGACTTCCTCGTCGTGCGTGCGGCCCTGCTCAAGCGCGATGGGGGGCAGCTCCAAcacgagcggcggcggtggcgccggaGGGAAGGACAAGGAGGACAAGGGCAAGGGCTCCTCGGTCTCCTTCACGGAGGGTGAGAAGGTGCTCGCCTACCACGGCCCGCTCCTCTACGAGGCCAAGGTTGtcccctccccttcccttccccgctctccctctctctcctacTCCGCGCAGCTCCCATTCCGGTCTAGGGTTCGCCCGCCGCCGCGTGGGCTCCCCGGAGGTTATTTCTGCTTCTTCGTTCCATTTTTTCCGgctgcggctagggtttggggcgagCGGTCAGAGTAGACGAGGGTTTAGGGAGTTGCCAACTTGTAATCCAAGGCCATAGATggcatgacacacacacacactgttatTTTTTCAGAGAAAACATAACACCGTTCTTCCCATTTTTCGGGGATGCAAACCAACTCTTCTCCGCTCTGCCATGAACCCATGCACAAGTTGCCAACCAAAAGCTACCTATGCGCTGTTGCATGCTGTAGGCGCTAAATTTTTTATTCAGAGCTAGAGACGAGTTTGTACCAGACCATGATTAGCACCAGGTGAGAATTGTTTTCTTGGACCATGGCTACTTAATGTTGTACGTATAACCAGGAGTGCACGTGGAGATGGGGCTACGTTTGTACTTTATCACGATGCGCACCCAAATTGAACAAAATTTACCAGTTGCACACCTCTAAGTCTTCCCTCAGTAATACTACTGATTAAACGGGAGAGAGTAAAAGGGAAACGGCtactctttgttttctttcttcagTTGCAGTAGATCGCTTTAGTATGTGCTAAAAAGTAGTGTTCCTTTCTGGATTTTTTTCTCAAGTGCTGACATGTGGACCTAAGCTGTTAATGTCTGCTTCGAAATTGCATATAAGTGTATGCGGTATATGTTTTTTCTGTACATACTTTCTGCTGGTATTTTTCTATGCATGTTGAATATGTTGCTGATGACAACTTTTTGTTTTGGCTTTGTATAGGTTCAAAAAACTGAAAATCGGGAGGGCGAGCGGTGGTATTTCGTCCATTATCTTGTAAGTCCCCCAAATCGCCATTGTAAAACATGATAATTGCCTGAAAGCACTGTTTCCTCATTGTCTTGAAAATATTGGTCACTCTTGGTATTAAGACGGAAGAAGATATAATTTCTATATATGTGTCTGCTCTTCCTTGTAGGTCCTTTTTCCCTGCTGTTATTAAGTTTGTGTCTTCCCTTTTTGCAGGGCTGGAATAAAAAGTAAGTGCGTACCACAGTGGCTGTTAGATAAGTCTTTCCATGTTCACTTGGGATTAGCAACTAATTATTACTTTGTTCTCCTGTTCTTT
This region of Triticum aestivum cultivar Chinese Spring chromosome 2D, IWGSC CS RefSeq v2.1, whole genome shotgun sequence genomic DNA includes:
- the LOC123055516 gene encoding protein MRG1-like translates to MGGSSNTSGGGGAGGKDKEDKGKGSSVSFTEGEKVLAYHGPLLYEAKVQKTENREGERWYFVHYLGWNKKCDEWVASDRLLKLTEENVRKQLELKNQSWDKTIKTGGRSAQHNPEGSNG